A stretch of DNA from Nitrospira sp.:
GTTCATGGATCCGACGTTGGGACTGCAATGGGGAGCTGAATGGTGAAAAGCCGTTGAGGATCTCGCCTGAGCCTGGCTTGACGCAGCACGGTTTCCACCGATGGCGTGACAGTCCCTGCAAACGATACCGCGCCGTTCGTGATCACGGTCAAGGGCTTGGCCGGATCAATCAGAGACTCGTTCAAAAACAGGCTGTACCGTCGAACATGGTGCGTCTGTACCTCGACCCGATTCCCTTCTCGGATGGCGACATCCAGTTTTGCATAGTCACGCCGCTTGATTCGCTCATCTCGTTTATCCACCAGATCGTCGGAAAACGCCGCGATTGGATCAGTCGAATCCAGGCGTACCCAGTTAAACGGTTGAAAATGGCTCCCATCTCGCACGAGGGTGAGCCTCGTCGGCAAAGGCTCACGGCGTTGACTATTGAACCAGGCCACAAGATCAGGCAACTCTTCCTTGGGGAAATAATGTCCCCCCGCCATGGGATGTTCTCGTTCATGTTCTCGATACACGTATGAATAGCCGAGCACATCCAGTTCTCGGGCGATCGAACGACTCAGATCCACCGGCATCACCTGATCTTTTTCGCCGTGAATGATATAAACCGGTGTGTGACGAAGATTCGCGAGAAAGGGCATAAGTACCGCGTCGAGCCCACTCGCCATCGGCGCGATGCCGGCAAAGACCGGTGCATGATGCATTCCAATAAGCCAGGCTCCGATTCCACCATTCGACATGCCGGTCAGAAAAATCCGGTTCGGATCGACGTGATAGCGCGTGCGAAGGTCTCGGATTGTTGCCAGGACCAGTTCTTCCGCACGTCTCGTAAACCAGGCTCCGGACGGATAGGTCGGACAGGCCAAGAGATAGTCTTCACCCAACCTGGTCCTCCAGCGCTCCAAATATTCCTCGCCGGTAAAGCCAAATCCGTGCAGACACACAACCAGGGAATAGGGCTTTGACGCTTGGTATGTCGATGGAATGAGCAGGGACAGTGGATAGGTTTGTCCACGGATCACGATCTGTTCCTGTGGAAGATTCCCGACAGGCTGGAGTTGGTAGGTTCGGCCGGTCCGTATCAGTTGAGAAACGCGGTCAATGGACGCATTCTTGTCGGCAAGGATATCCTGCAGCAACCGTTCCGCTGCCTCACCATCGGACGCATCCAGATACTGGAAGACGCGCGAAGCAAGGTCCATGTCCAGCGGTCCCGCCTCCTCTGCGAAACTGGAAGCAGGAGCGCCGGCAAGCAAGACCAATAGGATCAGACTTCCGACGGAAGCAATCACAGATCTCCTTCTACCACCAAATCATGACCAACCAACCTGGTCACCACATGCCGCAATGCAATCGCACTTGCCATCCGTGCCGGACTCTCCCCCCCGATCAACCCTTTCGCGTCCTGGCCGCCGAGCAGCAGTGGTGCTATATAGAGACAAACGTGATCGACCAACTTCCCCTTCAGCATCACCGCATTCACCTCACCTCCCCCCTCCAGCAAGAGAGACGTGATCCCGCGCCGACCGAGCTCCTTCAGCAACGCAGGCAATGAGACCCGGCCGTGAATCGCCGGCAATGTCAGCACCTCGATACCTTTCGCTTGCATCACCGATCGTCGAGCCGCTGGAGCCGCAGCAGTGGTGGCAATCATGGTTTTGGCCTTGTCCTGATGAGCCAGGACCCGTGCCTTGAGCGGAGTACGCAATCGGCTATCGAGAACAATGCGAAGCGGCTGCCGTGGAGTCAGCTTCTCGAGCCCTCCCCCTGACCTCGCCGTTAACGCAGGATTATCGATCAAGACCGTTCCCATCCCCACGAGTACCGCGTCTATCCTCCCGCGGAGCTGATGAACTTCTCTCCTGGACAACGCTCCGGTAATCCATCGAGATTGGCCAGAAGCGGTCGCTAACTGTCCGTCGAGCGTGATGCCGGCCTTGAGTGTCACGTATGGGCGGCCGGTCTTCATCCAATGGCAATAAACCTTGTTCAGCTTTTCTGCTTCGGTTCTGGCTACTCCGACCGTGACTAAGAGTCCGGCTCGGCGAAGCGCAGCAACGCCTTTTCCCTTCACGGCTGGGTTCGGATCCGGCATCGCAATGACGACACGGCTGACACCAGCGAGAAGGATTTCTGGAACGCAGGGAGGAGTTCGTTTCTTGAGATGGCAACAGGGCTCAAGTGTCACGTAGAGTACGGCGCCTCGTGCCTGTGCTCCGGCTCGCTGTAAGGCGAGTATTTCTGCGTGAGGAGTTCCGGGTCGGAGATGAAAACCCTGTCCGACGATCCGGCCCTGTTTGACAACGACGGCGCCGACCATTGGATTCGGGCTCGTCGTTCCCTGGCCCTTCGCTGCTAGGCGAAGGGCCAGGGTCATATAGTGGAGATCTCGTGTACGGTCGGTCACCGTTTCTTGCGGCTACCTACTGATGTCTTGGGCGACGGCCTCGCTCGCTTTGACAGCGATGTTGGCATCTTGGGGGACTTCACCGTCTTGACACGCGCAGCCGCAGTTTTCTTGGATGTGGCTGGCTTGGCAGATGCTTGGGCGATCGCTGCCTGTGCCGCCGCCAACCGCGCAATTGCCACGCGGAATGGGGAACAGCTGACATAATCCAACCCCAATTGATGACAGAACTCGACGGAACTGGGATCGCCGCCATGTTCACCGCAAATCCCCAGCTTAATATTCTCTCGCGTCTTGCGCCCGCCCGCAATCGCTTGCTCCATCAGTGACCCGACACCTTCTCGATCAAGCACCGCGAAAGGATCCGAGTCCATGATCTTTTCGGTCCTATAGAAGTCGATGAACTTGGCCGCATCATCGCGCGAGAAACCGAATGTCGTCTGCGTCAAGTCGTTCGTCCCGAAGGAGAAGAACTCCGCCTCCTGCGCGATCCGATCAGCCGTTACCGCCGCACGCGGCAACTCAATCATCGTCCCGACCAGGTAATTCAACTTCACGCCGTAGCGTTTCATCGTCTCTTGGGCCACTTCTTTTACCAAGTCTTTTTGCGATTTCATTTCGGAAACCATACCGACGAGCGGGATCATGATCTCCGGCACGATCTTCTTCCCTTCCTTCGCCAACTCACAGGCCGCCTCCATAATCGCCCGGGCCTGCATGCGTGTGATCTCCGGCATCGTAATCCCGAGCCGACAGCCCCGAAGCCCGAGCATCGGATTGAACTCATGGAGTTCTTCGACACGAGTCAGCAAGCGGCGTTTCTCCTCGAGTTTCGGCCCGTCGTTCGCCGTCAATTCCAGCTGCGCGATCTCCACCATCAATTCTTCCCGCTTGGGCAAGAACTCGTGGAGCGGCGGATCAAGTAAACGGATCGTGACCGGAAAGCCTTCCATTTCCCGATAGAGACCGATGAAATCTTGTTTCTGCAGCGGCAGCAGCTGATCGAGGAATTTCTCACGCTCTTCCTTCGTCCGTGCCAAGATCATCTTCTGCATGATCGAGATACGATCTTCGGCGAAGAACATATGTTCGGTCCGGCACAATCCGATGCCTTCAGCCCCGAACCCCCGCGCAATCTTCGCCTGATCCGGCACATCGGCATTCGCCCGGACGCGCAACCGACGTTCGGCATCGGCCCATGCGAGCAACGTGGCAAACAGCTGGTACTTCTCGGACTTCTTGGCATCCAGTTTCCCTTGCACCACTTGAATGATTTCCGACTCCACCACCGGCACATCACCGTCATACACATTCCCGGTTGATCCGTTGACGGAAAGATAATCTCCCTCGTGAAACACTTTCGAACCGATCCTCACTGATTGGGCATCGATCACCTGGACCGCCTCGCAACCGGCCACGCAGACCTTCCCCATCTGCCGTGCCACCACGGCGGCGTGCGAGGTCATCCCGCCACGTGCCGTCAAGAACCCGGTTGCCGCGTTCATGCCGTGAATATCGTCCGGGCTGGTTTCGTCGCGAACCAACACCACGCGCTGACCGGCCGCTTTCATTTCCACCGCACGATCCGGCGTCAGCGCGATCTTCCCCGCTGCCGCGCCTGGCCCGGCCGGCAGCCCTTTCCCCAATGGCGTCGAACTGGATTCGACCTTTGAGTCGAAAATCGGGTAGAGATATTGGGCTAATTGATCGGGACCCACACGCTGCACGGCTTCTCGCTTCGTGATCAGTCCTTCTTTCACCATCTCGACCGCGATCCGAACGGCTGAGATGCCGGTACGCTTCCCGACGCGCGTTTGGAGCATGTAGAGCTTGCCCTCCTGGATGGTAAATTCCAGGTCGAGCATATCTCGGTAATGTTTTTCGAGCTTCTTATAGGTGTGTTCGAGTTCCTTATAGGCAGCCGGGACATTCGTGGCCAGCGCGGTGACCGGCAGCGGCGTTCTGATGCCGGCGACCACATCTTCGCCCTGGGCGTTCATCAGACATTCGCCGAAGAATGTATGTTCACCGGTATTCGGGTCGCGAGTGAAGGCCACACCGGTTCCGCTCGTGTCCCCCATGTTGCCGAACACCATCGCGACGACATTGACCGCAGTCCCCCAATGGTCGGGGATCCCGTTCAACCGCCGATAGGTAATCGCCCGTGCGCCGTTCCACGATGAGAATACCGCGTTGATCGCCATTTTCAATTGCTCATTCGGATCGTCCGGAAAATCTTTCCCGGTTTCCTCCTTGACCAACGACTTGAATCGTCCGACGAGGTCTCGCAACGCCCGCGCGTCCAATTGCGTCTCGTGCGTGACGCCCATTTCCTCTTTCTTATGGTTCAGGATCGCTTCGAAATGTTCGCGAGGAACCCCCATGACGATGCTGCCGAACATCGTGACGAAGCGACGGTAACTATCCTGAGCAAACCGTTCGTTCCTTGTCTTCGCAGCCAGCCCCTCGACCGTCTTCAGCGTGAGCCCTACGTTGAGTACCGTATCCATCATGCCGGGCATCGAAGCACGCGCACCGGATCGCACCGACACCAGCAGGGGCTTCTCGGGATCGCCGAACTTCATCCCCATGGACCGCTCGACACGTTTCAGCGCGGCCAGTGCCGTGTCCCACATCCCCGGCGGATATTTCTTCCCCTGCTTGTAGTATTCGATGCAAGCTTCTGTGGTGATAGTAAAACCAGGTGGGACGGAGATACGGAGATTCGTCATCTCGGCCAATCCCGCACCTTTTCCGCCGAGCAACTCCTTCATATTGGAGGTACCCTCGGCTTTTCCGTCTCCGAAGTAGTAGACGTATTTCTTTGCCACGTGACTTCTCCTTCTCGTAGGATGCTGAACAAATCCGCCAGCGGCGTTCTGGTGTCTCTCAGCAGCCTTGTTGGACAGCCTGTCTCAGCATCCGGAAGTTATCTGGCGTTAACACCGCACCGAGAACCTCGGCCATCGCTTCAATACGAACCAAGTTCGCCGCAGCTTCCCAAGAACGCGCGGATCAACGAGCGGGCGACGCACGATGACCGTCGGTTGATTCCAGGTGCATACAATAGCGATTCACCAAGAGCCACTTCGCTCGGACACCTCCGATAATAATGACGGTGACAAACAACAGCAGCAACAATAATCGATAGTCAGCCTGCACCGAGCGATCGACATAGTACTGGCCGTCAGGCCCCTTCTTGAGCTTCGTGTCGGGCTGAAGAGAGTGGGGCGTGCCGCTCGGGTCGGACAGATTCAGCCATTCCGAACAAAGCCTGATCGGTTCGCTCGCCCCAGGCAACGATTGCCACGATAGCCGAAGGCACACATCGTGTTTCGCATCGAATAGATCGGGGGACTTGACCAGGTCATCCAAGTTGATGCCGCTCATTCTGAATCCGATGAAAAGCACCGCGTTGCAGCCGACGATCAGCGCAAGCGAGACCACCAAAGAAAATCGCCGGATCTTCACCGCCCGACGGCATTCATCCGTCATCGGCTGATCCATGACCACTCCGTTGGGATACGCCCCTCAGTAAAGTCCGCCCGCGTATTGTCCGATGCGACCTACCTACCGCCCTTGTACCACAATCTGGGAGAAGTCCGCGAATGACATGAACAGATCATCGACTTCCTTGAGCAGGGACAACCGATTGCTGCGGACGGTCTGATCATCGGCATTGACCATCACACCGGCAAAAAACTCATCAATGGCCGGCTTGAGACGGACCAACGCCTCCAGCGCCCGATCATACTCCCCGACTTGAATGGACGCCTCGATCTGTTGATGCTCACCCCTCACAACCTGATGCAGCGCTGACTCAGCCGGATGTTGAAACCGTGCAGCGTCCACGGGCTCTCTGGTCCATTGTTCTTTTTCGACAAGGCGGTGCGCCCGCTTAAACCCAACGATCAAGGGATCGAAATCTGCTTTTGTGGTCACAGCTACGAGCGCTCTCATCTTCTGGACGAGATCAACGAGATCAATCATCGAACCGTGGGCCTGTTTCAATACCGACTCGATCACGTCATCGCGTAACCCGTACACAAGTCGTACATAGTGTCGAACCCGTTCGAACAGAAAATCTTTGATTCGCTGCCGCTCCACCTGTGAGGAATCTCTCCCCCCCTTGAACCCGTCGCCGACAACCAGGTTTGTCGCCTGATCGATCAGTTCGGCAAGATTCAGCCTCAACATCCGCTCCAGGATGATGCGCACGATCGCCGTGGCATGCCGCCGAAGCGCGAACGGATCTTCCGATCCTGTCGGAACCAGCCCCACATGAAAGAATGCCGCGATGGAGTCCAGCCGATCCGCGAGTGAGAGCGCCTGTCCTGCCTCAGTCTCCGGCAATTCCCCTTCAATAGCCTTAGGGAGATACTGCTCCCGAATCGCCTGCGCGACTGCCGTTGATTCACCGTCATGCCGAGCATATTCGCCGCCCATGATCCCCTGTAATTCTGGGAACTCTCCCACAATGCCGGTCAGCAGATCGGCTTTGGAAAGAGATGCCGCACGTTCGGCAATTTGTCGCAGCTGTGTCTGACCGGAAAAGCTCTGCTCAGCGATAAACCCCGCCAGTTTACTGACCCGCTCTTGTTTCTGGGCCATTGTTCCGAGTTTCTGATGGAACGTCACCCCTCCCAACTTCTTTGCCCGCTCTTCAAGGCGAACCTTTCGATCTTCATCAAAAAAGAACTTGGCATCAGCCAATCGCGCAGCCAGCACCCGTTCGTTGCCTTCACGGATCAGGGACATATCCTTGGCTCGGTTGTTTGCCACGGCAATGAAATGGGGTGCCAGCTTACCGGTCTGCTTGTGCCGTAGCGAGAAAAATCCCTGATGCTCTTTCATGGAGGTGATGAGGATCTCCTCGGGCACATCCAAGTAGGCCTCTTTGAACGACCCTATGATTGCGGTCGGTTGCTCGGTCGAGTACACGGCTTGGTCGAGTACGGTTTCGTCTTGATTCAGCTGCAAGCCGGCCTTGTGGGAAATTGCGGCGATCTGCTTCTCGATCAATGTGCGGCGATGCTGCGGATCGACGATGACGCCCTGACGCGCCAAGGTACTATGATAGGAAGCAGCATCGCGAACCGACGCCCACTTCCCTCCTCCCATGACCCGATGCCCCTTTGTTTGGTTGGATGCAGTAATGCCAGCAGCCTTGATCGGTACGACCGAACCCCCATAGACCGCCACCACCCACCGCACCGGACGGGCGAACCGAACACCGGTTTCATTCCACTTCATCGCCTTG
This window harbors:
- the ribD gene encoding bifunctional diaminohydroxyphosphoribosylaminopyrimidine deaminase/5-amino-6-(5-phosphoribosylamino)uracil reductase RibD, with the translated sequence MTLALRLAAKGQGTTSPNPMVGAVVVKQGRIVGQGFHLRPGTPHAEILALQRAGAQARGAVLYVTLEPCCHLKKRTPPCVPEILLAGVSRVVIAMPDPNPAVKGKGVAALRRAGLLVTVGVARTEAEKLNKVYCHWMKTGRPYVTLKAGITLDGQLATASGQSRWITGALSRREVHQLRGRIDAVLVGMGTVLIDNPALTARSGGGLEKLTPRQPLRIVLDSRLRTPLKARVLAHQDKAKTMIATTAAAPAARRSVMQAKGIEVLTLPAIHGRVSLPALLKELGRRGITSLLLEGGGEVNAVMLKGKLVDHVCLYIAPLLLGGQDAKGLIGGESPARMASAIALRHVVTRLVGHDLVVEGDL
- a CDS encoding glycine--tRNA ligase subunit beta, producing the protein MGTRKKIARRSAAPKKGKQVSGPSVAELLLEIGVEELPYQFIVPALVALKESAERLFSGQRLTLQSVRTVGTPRRLTVVVDGLAARQTSVTKEAMGPSKSVAFDQTGQPTKAAVGFAAGQGVAVQDLEVRQTSKGEYLFAVKHEAGRPTAALLIEILPQLVATLSFPKAMKWNETGVRFARPVRWVVAVYGGSVVPIKAAGITASNQTKGHRVMGGGKWASVRDAASYHSTLARQGVIVDPQHRRTLIEKQIAAISHKAGLQLNQDETVLDQAVYSTEQPTAIIGSFKEAYLDVPEEILITSMKEHQGFFSLRHKQTGKLAPHFIAVANNRAKDMSLIREGNERVLAARLADAKFFFDEDRKVRLEERAKKLGGVTFHQKLGTMAQKQERVSKLAGFIAEQSFSGQTQLRQIAERAASLSKADLLTGIVGEFPELQGIMGGEYARHDGESTAVAQAIREQYLPKAIEGELPETEAGQALSLADRLDSIAAFFHVGLVPTGSEDPFALRRHATAIVRIILERMLRLNLAELIDQATNLVVGDGFKGGRDSSQVERQRIKDFLFERVRHYVRLVYGLRDDVIESVLKQAHGSMIDLVDLVQKMRALVAVTTKADFDPLIVGFKRAHRLVEKEQWTREPVDAARFQHPAESALHQVVRGEHQQIEASIQVGEYDRALEALVRLKPAIDEFFAGVMVNADDQTVRSNRLSLLKEVDDLFMSFADFSQIVVQGR
- a CDS encoding pyruvate, phosphate dikinase — its product is MAKKYVYYFGDGKAEGTSNMKELLGGKGAGLAEMTNLRISVPPGFTITTEACIEYYKQGKKYPPGMWDTALAALKRVERSMGMKFGDPEKPLLVSVRSGARASMPGMMDTVLNVGLTLKTVEGLAAKTRNERFAQDSYRRFVTMFGSIVMGVPREHFEAILNHKKEEMGVTHETQLDARALRDLVGRFKSLVKEETGKDFPDDPNEQLKMAINAVFSSWNGARAITYRRLNGIPDHWGTAVNVVAMVFGNMGDTSGTGVAFTRDPNTGEHTFFGECLMNAQGEDVVAGIRTPLPVTALATNVPAAYKELEHTYKKLEKHYRDMLDLEFTIQEGKLYMLQTRVGKRTGISAVRIAVEMVKEGLITKREAVQRVGPDQLAQYLYPIFDSKVESSSTPLGKGLPAGPGAAAGKIALTPDRAVEMKAAGQRVVLVRDETSPDDIHGMNAATGFLTARGGMTSHAAVVARQMGKVCVAGCEAVQVIDAQSVRIGSKVFHEGDYLSVNGSTGNVYDGDVPVVESEIIQVVQGKLDAKKSEKYQLFATLLAWADAERRLRVRANADVPDQAKIARGFGAEGIGLCRTEHMFFAEDRISIMQKMILARTKEEREKFLDQLLPLQKQDFIGLYREMEGFPVTIRLLDPPLHEFLPKREELMVEIAQLELTANDGPKLEEKRRLLTRVEELHEFNPMLGLRGCRLGITMPEITRMQARAIMEAACELAKEGKKIVPEIMIPLVGMVSEMKSQKDLVKEVAQETMKRYGVKLNYLVGTMIELPRAAVTADRIAQEAEFFSFGTNDLTQTTFGFSRDDAAKFIDFYRTEKIMDSDPFAVLDREGVGSLMEQAIAGGRKTRENIKLGICGEHGGDPSSVEFCHQLGLDYVSCSPFRVAIARLAAAQAAIAQASAKPATSKKTAAARVKTVKSPKMPTSLSKRARPSPKTSVGSRKKR